A region from the Planctomycetota bacterium genome encodes:
- a CDS encoding FRG domain-containing protein, whose product MIEAVQHYAVHEATMSSLSEVLNTVQEVEQYAAGRNLQVFWRGQSDQTWGLTSSLVRNVSRLTIPTDKLLNTIEDRILDDGMKWITELTNPPYSEPLARLAYLQHHGIPTRLIDFTKNAWMAIFFAVESGDTVDGRLFALLVDQASALNATPGGTPWRKWKTRDVKVWDPVASGISFPRIAAQDGVFAVGRLPSTQPHRVANDSVLGRERSLLAEEVRGILSIPFKLCPPRPIPPNARPPIGLTFRLHIDKQSVRRDLRKEGQGRRICPLPQAITHQQVYPDADGMRSYSDVLRGLAKGVLVV is encoded by the coding sequence ATGATTGAAGCTGTCCAGCACTATGCCGTGCATGAAGCGACCATGTCATCGTTGAGCGAGGTTCTCAACACGGTGCAGGAGGTAGAGCAGTACGCTGCTGGCAGGAATCTTCAGGTGTTCTGGCGGGGCCAGTCGGATCAGACATGGGGGCTTACGTCCTCGCTGGTGCGTAACGTTTCCAGGCTGACGATTCCTACAGATAAGCTTCTGAACACTATCGAAGATCGCATCCTCGATGACGGTATGAAATGGATCACAGAGTTAACCAATCCCCCGTATAGTGAGCCACTAGCACGTCTGGCATATCTACAGCACCATGGGATACCCACTCGGTTAATTGATTTTACAAAGAACGCGTGGATGGCCATCTTCTTTGCCGTGGAGAGCGGCGACACTGTTGATGGACGCCTGTTTGCACTTCTTGTTGATCAAGCATCTGCCCTCAACGCAACTCCGGGGGGTACCCCGTGGCGAAAATGGAAGACGCGCGATGTTAAGGTGTGGGACCCGGTGGCGAGCGGGATCAGCTTCCCACGTATCGCTGCGCAAGACGGGGTCTTCGCCGTGGGACGACTTCCAAGTACTCAGCCGCATCGAGTCGCCAACGATAGCGTATTGGGTCGGGAACGCAGCTTGCTTGCAGAAGAGGTGAGGGGCATTCTATCGATCCCATTCAAACTATGCCCCCCCAGGCCGATCCCGCCTAACGCACGTCCGCCGATAGGATTGACCTTCCGTCTGCACATCGACAAGCAGTCGGTCCGCCGAGACTTGAGGAAGGAAGGGCAAGGCAGGAGGATCTGTCCACTGCCACAGGCAATCACGCATCAGCAGGTCTATCCTGATGCGGACGGGATGAGATCGTATTCGGATGTGCTTCGCGGACTTGCCAAGGGTGTACTTGTCGTGTGA
- a CDS encoding DEAD/DEAH box helicase, whose product MAKADDANLGLTPDLAACLEEWGIKSLTDIQKKAVAAGVPTGTSAVICAPTSSGKTLVGELALANAMTCDLNALYLVSHKALAEQKYADFSDRFSSARWQGTVTVGISTGDHEEGDVSCRLLVSTYEKALGLVLAGRLKVPKTLVIADELQLLGEDGRGAEVETLGSLLRQRQVHCVVRPAA is encoded by the coding sequence ATGGCAAAAGCCGATGACGCCAACTTGGGATTGACTCCAGACCTGGCGGCTTGCCTCGAAGAATGGGGCATCAAGTCTCTGACGGATATTCAGAAGAAGGCGGTGGCGGCAGGCGTGCCGACCGGAACGAGTGCGGTGATCTGTGCGCCGACTTCCTCCGGCAAGACGTTGGTCGGCGAACTTGCCCTGGCCAACGCAATGACCTGCGACTTGAATGCCTTGTATCTCGTATCGCACAAGGCGCTCGCCGAGCAGAAGTATGCTGATTTCTCTGATCGATTCTCATCCGCACGGTGGCAAGGCACAGTCACCGTTGGCATCAGCACCGGTGATCATGAAGAAGGTGATGTGAGCTGCCGTCTTCTCGTCTCGACCTACGAAAAGGCGCTGGGTTTAGTCTTGGCGGGCCGGTTGAAGGTGCCCAAGACTCTCGTGATCGCTGATGAGTTGCAGCTCCTGGGCGAGGACGGGCGTGGAGCCGAGGTGGAAACGCTGGGCTCGCTGCTTCGTCAGCGGCAAGTCCACTGCGTTGTCAGGCCTGCTGCCTGA
- a CDS encoding sigma-70 family RNA polymerase sigma factor, producing the protein MSVDHPTIVRVLLRDRARLFAYIWAIVRDVHMAEDVLQEVSLLAVDKSATIHDEAALPAWLRSTARFRAMHAVQNARRGPVALDEHLLDMLDTHWAQTDRVSSFDMLESLRRCLSELTPRAREMVRMRYVDALSGQAIASKSDCKIDSVYKSLSRIHRALAECMQRHGVGPATDTGGSQS; encoded by the coding sequence ATGAGTGTTGACCATCCCACCATCGTCCGTGTGCTCCTGCGGGATCGTGCCCGGCTCTTCGCCTACATCTGGGCGATCGTCCGCGATGTGCACATGGCGGAGGACGTGCTTCAGGAAGTCTCGCTGCTGGCGGTCGACAAGTCGGCGACGATCCATGATGAAGCGGCGCTGCCGGCGTGGTTGCGGTCGACGGCCCGGTTCCGGGCGATGCATGCCGTGCAAAACGCCCGGCGGGGGCCCGTCGCGCTCGATGAACATCTGCTGGACATGCTCGACACGCATTGGGCGCAGACCGATCGTGTTTCATCCTTCGACATGCTCGAATCACTGCGGCGGTGTCTGTCCGAGTTGACGCCGCGGGCGCGCGAGATGGTGCGGATGCGCTATGTCGACGCCCTGAGCGGTCAGGCCATTGCGTCCAAATCCGACTGCAAGATCGATTCGGTCTACAAGTCGCTGAGCCGCATCCACCGGGCGCTGGCCGAGTGCATGCAGCGCCACGGCGTCGGACCGGCGACGGATACCGGGGGTTCGCAGTCATGA
- a CDS encoding prepilin-type N-terminal cleavage/methylation domain-containing protein, producing the protein MKPLALHHDFHVPLRRGDFSHPAAPNAWRAFTLIELLVVVSIIALLISILLPAMSRAREIARRTVCLSNEHQIAVGAVSAATDRSGKFLPCRQNVGGNDWYVQLILNDDAWKPYKSYGIDEDNWACPGRETKPSIGISAVDGKSVMSIGYAYLGGITTWIDHASVAHPGRSPVNLSTMKSDWVLIVDRMHRMNGLWLDPGWGPSSHALNDKGVPEGGNHMYADGSGRWIDFKETLRLHTWWPVIRELYWYQNDIGTFPR; encoded by the coding sequence ATGAAACCCCTCGCGCTTCATCACGATTTCCATGTCCCGCTGAGGCGGGGTGACTTCAGTCACCCCGCCGCGCCAAACGCATGGCGCGCCTTCACCTTGATCGAACTGCTCGTCGTCGTGAGCATCATCGCGCTGCTGATTTCGATTCTTCTGCCGGCGATGAGCCGGGCGCGCGAGATCGCCAGGCGCACGGTGTGTCTGTCCAACGAGCATCAGATCGCCGTCGGCGCCGTCTCCGCCGCCACGGATCGCAGCGGCAAATTCCTTCCCTGCCGGCAGAACGTCGGCGGCAACGACTGGTACGTGCAGTTGATTTTGAATGACGACGCATGGAAGCCGTACAAATCCTACGGGATCGATGAGGACAACTGGGCCTGCCCCGGGCGCGAGACCAAACCGTCCATCGGCATCAGCGCCGTCGATGGCAAGTCGGTGATGAGCATCGGCTACGCCTATCTCGGGGGGATCACGACGTGGATCGACCATGCGAGCGTGGCGCATCCGGGCCGCAGTCCCGTCAATCTCAGCACGATGAAGTCGGACTGGGTGCTCATCGTCGATCGGATGCACCGCATGAACGGCTTGTGGCTCGATCCGGGCTGGGGGCCGTCGTCGCACGCCCTCAATGACAAGGGCGTGCCCGAAGGGGGCAACCACATGTACGCCGACGGGTCCGGGCGGTGGATCGACTTCAAGGAGACGCTGCGGCTGCACACCTGGTGGCCGGTCATCCGCGAGCTTTACTGGTATCAGAATGACATCGGCACGTTTCCGCGCTGA
- a CDS encoding sigma-70 family RNA polymerase sigma factor, whose product MSQSSVSYSDEARLLEGLRAGDDAAYDHMIRQHGGRLLAVIQRIVHNADDAADVLQDTFVAAFRNIDGFAGQSKLSTWLHQIAVNNALMKLRKKRNIHERSIEDLLPKFQDNGHRIDVGPTWDITAEDVVQKDELMRQVHEQIANLPEQYREVLLMRDIEEVSTEEAAGRLGITTGALKVRLHRARQALRTLLEENVLGGMA is encoded by the coding sequence ATGAGTCAGAGCAGTGTCAGTTATTCCGATGAGGCGCGTCTGCTGGAGGGGCTGCGCGCCGGCGACGATGCGGCTTATGACCACATGATCCGTCAGCACGGCGGTCGCCTGCTGGCGGTGATTCAGCGCATCGTACACAACGCCGACGACGCCGCGGACGTGCTGCAGGACACCTTCGTCGCCGCCTTCCGCAACATCGACGGATTCGCCGGGCAGTCGAAGCTGAGCACATGGCTCCACCAGATCGCGGTCAACAACGCGCTGATGAAGCTCCGCAAGAAGCGGAACATTCACGAGCGCTCGATCGAGGACCTGCTGCCGAAATTCCAGGACAACGGGCACCGCATCGACGTGGGGCCGACATGGGACATCACGGCGGAGGATGTGGTGCAGAAGGATGAACTGATGCGGCAGGTGCACGAGCAGATCGCCAATCTGCCCGAGCAGTACCGCGAAGTGCTGCTCATGCGCGACATCGAGGAAGTGAGCACCGAAGAAGCGGCGGGCCGGCTGGGCATCACCACCGGCGCGCTCAAGGTCCGCCTCCATCGCGCCCGACAGGCGCTGCGCACCCTGTTGGAGGAAAACGTTCTGGGAGGCATGGCGTGA
- a CDS encoding prepilin-type N-terminal cleavage/methylation domain-containing protein, translating to MGFTDVRYKVSDAAGVLPDARQSPGHSWRSKTMSPKRRQQGFTLIELVAVVATLVILAGLVLPKLDLFQLKANKGVAASNMHGISRFIQQYRIQHNLYPDNWDSLVTETGSALWAPGDTTPGLDPQLTGGPPTGSPTKLATTTLTEDATTHQVRSLTRMGITTVLDVAGDGSTYDSAPGNAFTVSRALADGATVATINAADEDGQAIIAHLYPATGVVPADKTLVVFGLGPLNQAIGSVLNETPTYSNTDPTHYYNRHLAIFEVDNGGGRAQLVAIVGGDADRMDEEIGEYYE from the coding sequence ATGGGCTTCACGGATGTGCGGTACAAGGTGTCGGACGCGGCCGGTGTGTTGCCGGACGCGCGTCAGTCACCGGGTCATTCGTGGAGGTCCAAGACCATGTCCCCCAAACGTCGTCAACAGGGTTTCACCCTCATCGAACTTGTGGCCGTCGTCGCCACGCTCGTGATCCTCGCGGGTCTGGTGCTGCCGAAGCTGGACCTGTTCCAGCTCAAGGCCAACAAGGGCGTCGCCGCGTCGAACATGCACGGCATCTCGCGCTTCATTCAGCAGTACCGCATTCAGCACAACCTCTACCCCGACAACTGGGACTCGCTCGTGACCGAGACCGGTTCGGCGCTCTGGGCCCCCGGCGACACCACGCCCGGCCTTGACCCGCAGCTCACCGGCGGCCCGCCCACCGGCAGCCCCACCAAGCTCGCCACCACCACCCTCACCGAAGACGCCACCACCCATCAGGTCCGCTCCCTGACCCGCATGGGCATCACGACCGTGCTCGACGTCGCCGGCGACGGCTCGACCTACGACAGCGCCCCCGGCAATGCCTTCACGGTCTCCCGCGCTCTGGCCGACGGCGCCACGGTCGCCACGATCAACGCCGCCGACGAAGACGGCCAGGCGATCATCGCGCATCTGTATCCCGCCACCGGCGTCGTCCCCGCCGACAAGACGCTCGTCGTCTTCGGACTCGGGCCGCTCAATCAGGCCATCGGCTCGGTCCTCAACGAAACCCCGACCTATTCCAACACCGACCCGACGCACTACTACAACCGTCACCTGGCGATCTTCGAGGTCGACAACGGCGGCGGCCGCGCTCAGCTTGTCGCCATCGTCGGCGGCGACGCGGATCGTATGGACGAAGAAATCGGCGAGTATTACGAGTAA
- a CDS encoding prepilin-type N-terminal cleavage/methylation domain-containing protein, whose product MTRTARAFTLLELVLVLAVLAVLSLIAVRSVDGLGDQTAFDATRSTMTNIEDAVLGPPSLRDADGTALSAGFVADLGRLPLAVGSDPSTQLAELWSNPRGLLTFAIRTAPSDATVTIGTGHRGDYLRLAIGRSELVDGWARPFDLLKADGVTPVDPDEPIEALRDRGADGLVDVGASDDYDTDLTLGLAADAPGGASRFSGTLSGQVYAIDANGQLVVPDSASGNIVVILFSPDPATGGVKETAQTITAPFTAASFTLTDVTIGPRVLRAYQGAGIDGANLPAAVTNSTRSSIVTRLVMRAGGMTKDLVLR is encoded by the coding sequence ATGACGCGTACGGCCCGCGCCTTTACGCTGCTTGAACTGGTGCTCGTGCTGGCCGTGCTCGCGGTGTTGTCGCTCATTGCCGTGCGGAGCGTCGACGGCCTCGGCGATCAGACGGCATTCGACGCGACGCGCAGCACCATGACGAACATCGAAGACGCCGTGCTCGGACCGCCGTCGTTGCGCGATGCGGACGGCACCGCTTTGAGCGCCGGATTCGTGGCGGACCTGGGGCGACTGCCGCTGGCGGTCGGGTCGGACCCGTCGACGCAACTTGCGGAACTGTGGTCCAATCCGCGCGGGCTCTTGACCTTCGCCATCCGCACCGCGCCGTCCGATGCGACCGTGACGATCGGCACAGGCCATCGCGGCGATTATCTGCGGCTTGCCATCGGTCGTAGCGAACTCGTTGACGGATGGGCGCGCCCGTTCGATCTGCTCAAGGCCGACGGAGTCACGCCGGTCGACCCCGATGAACCAATCGAAGCCCTGCGCGATCGCGGAGCCGATGGGCTCGTCGACGTCGGCGCCTCGGATGATTACGACACGGACCTTACGCTGGGGCTGGCCGCGGACGCGCCCGGCGGGGCGTCGCGCTTTAGCGGCACGCTCAGCGGGCAGGTGTACGCGATCGACGCCAACGGTCAGCTTGTCGTGCCCGACTCGGCAAGCGGCAACATCGTGGTGATTCTCTTTTCGCCCGACCCGGCGACCGGCGGCGTCAAGGAGACGGCTCAGACCATCACCGCGCCGTTCACGGCGGCGTCGTTCACATTGACCGATGTGACCATCGGCCCGCGCGTGCTGCGGGCGTATCAGGGGGCGGGCATCGATGGTGCGAACCTGCCCGCCGCGGTGACAAACAGCACGCGATCGAGCATTGTGACCCGGCTTGTGATGCGAGCGGGCGGAATGACCAAGGACCTTGTTTTACGGTGA